A window of Citrus sinensis cultivar Valencia sweet orange chromosome 7, DVS_A1.0, whole genome shotgun sequence contains these coding sequences:
- the LOC127898832 gene encoding uncharacterized protein LOC127898832: METTAHALMECKSARAVWKTTKFAADIGNIAHQDILSFVHEAVRRMGKNDADLVIAMCWVIWSARNHVLFRGKRDEPCITAAKAEAVVDSFKRIQTPRRILTARDQMTTRASWSPPPSGWVKINIDAAINLEEHRVGLGIIIRDANKDVIAAAVKSTKLHSDVTFAEAEAMKWGLSVAAENGLARVIVESDSQEAVDFVNNRKSSRTEIQWLVAEMQSSLRGFSAWKIQQTPRSCNVIAHPIAKLALEKCKTVVWVDSYPSEVMELFNSLNE; this comes from the coding sequence ATGGAGACCACGGCCCATGCCCTGATGGAGTGCAAATCAGCCCGTGCAGTCTGGAAAACCACCAAATTTGCAGCTGATATTGGAAATATAGCTCACCAAGACATCCTCAGTTTTGTCCATGAAGCAGTGAGAAGAATGGGTAAAAATGATGCTGATCTGGTGATAGCTATGTGTTGGGTAATTTGGAGTGCAAGAAACCATGTTTTGTTCAGGGGAAAAAGAGACGAGCCTTGCATAACAGCAGCCAAAGCAGAGGCAGTTGTTGATTCCTTCAAACGAATTCAAACTCCAAGAAGAATTCTCACGGCTAGGGACCAGATGACAACTCGAGCAAGCTGGAGCCCTCCTCCCTCAGGGTgggttaaaattaatatagatGCTGCCATAAACCTGGAGGAGCATCGAGTAGGCTTGGGGATAATCATAAGGGATGCCAACAAAGATGTTATCGCAGCTGCTGTCAAGAGTACAAAGCTTCACAGTGATGTAACATTTGCAGAAGCTGAGGCAATGAAATGGGGCCTGAGTGTAGCTGCAGAAAACGGCTTGGCAAGAGTCATTGTAGAATCGGATTCCCAGGAAGCAGTAGATTTTGTCAACAACAGGAAGAGCAGCAGAACAGAGATTCAATGGTTAGTTGCAGAAATGCAAAGTAGCTTGAGAGGCTTCAGTGCATGGAAAATCCAGCAAACACCAAGATCATGTAATGTTATTGCTCACCCTATAGCAAAGCTTGCCTTAGAGAAGTGTAAAACTGTTGTATGGGTAGATTCGTACCCCTCAGAAGTTATGGAGTTATTCAACTCCTTGAATGAATGA